One Maniola jurtina chromosome 24, ilManJurt1.1, whole genome shotgun sequence DNA window includes the following coding sequences:
- the LOC123877535 gene encoding uncharacterized protein LOC123877535, with product MKSDPLIVAIISLILMLIPETATADHRSKRSNVENFNVLLSIYKMNPLKHSNVFKTFSNHILLPGPDERRSALNFNINESHESREKNSTNTKSKNEALINHATHKPNDRPLCIKEGTPEKFEPGHFLSKLVSINEIDLDLKENDDSDIFNDGLVQSNITQSKQFSNDVNKLENNPNRKDVEKIAEINESSKVLSNVTDNVAYVDETIVLK from the exons ATGAAAAGCGATCCATTAATCGTTGCAATAATTTCACTAATATTG ATGTTAATACCGGAAACAGCTACAGCTGATCACAGATCAAAAAGAAGTAACGTAGAGAACTTCAACGTGTTGCTAAGTATTTACAAAATGAATCCTTTAAAGCATTCCAATGTATTCAAAACGTTCTCTAATCATATACTTTTACCGGGTCCGGATGAACGTCGCTCTGCCTTGAATTTCAATATAAATGAAAGTCATGAAAGTAGAGAGAAAAACAGTACGAATACCAAATCGAAAAACGAAGCACTCATCAATCATGCAACACACAAACCAAACGACCGCCCCTTATGTATAAAGGAAGGGACGCCGGAAAAGTTCGAGCCGGGACACTTTCTCAGCAAATTAGTTTCTATCAATGAAATCGATTTAGATTTGAAAGAAAATGATGATagtgatatttttaatgatGGTTTGGTACAAAGTAACATTACACAGTCCAAGCAATTCAGTAATGACGTAAACAAATTAGAAAATAATCCTAACAGAAAGGATGTAGAGAAAATTGCTGAAATAAATGAGAGTTCAAAAGTTTTGAGCAATGTAACTGATAATGTGGCTTACGTTGATGAAActatagtattaaaataa
- the LOC123877548 gene encoding uncharacterized protein LOC123877548 isoform X2 codes for MARRHRNAWAHGADSFRIQSMIAQIFTLVLITNVIVTQCSHNETDEVNRIKSNIPKKIKILEAFMSKGFFSDVYQNGTFRTGNNLWDNILNKCTLKPSVSCLQKNFYSYLDDSLDFNGDISVAGGVSFKKNNVDMKKYSKEANIIYLTGSRDKEEHARTFEEENEIRDDEEPETPFEEVTDALYSKGMKFLMTHDMTLTLPEMLFDGATLRVSPRALTKNGALVHIDLEPKENEVGEGRIFFHKITKKMFLKILLFLFPALSHIFKLCSWYHQNYHTTKYHHHHHLITHHHKVPHGHHPHVYGPPPHGSIVVKQHAEGPPPSFDHYPQDWELSGPGLGSEYLSDIHRNAIAGFKPHENDVNDINSWGLGLPPGPSLNVGEYASGNTLVPNTVPGPNLNAGQKVIMTGNTGRPVGPPNPYYRHKKTGARDPATSEKEALIRAATLAARAPPSPVRDELLRVSAAKLSENNRVKMETELVKQQQEILAQEDPDSIAAEKFYGSLLERVDAILGSIGAKDAGCKERAVCALYRDPFKHAPYSNLVSNELSKDSNELVPPADSAMALRYFRYVQAARDGQESKDCTLLYPTCNVDYSKK; via the exons ATGGCAAGGAGACATCGAAATGCTTGGGCCCACGGTGCAGACAGCTTTAGAATTCAATCAATGATAGCTCAAATATTTACTCTAGTGTTAATAACTAATGTTATAGTCACTCAATGTAGTCACAATGAAACGGACGAAGTGAATAGAATAAAAAGCAATATAcccaagaaaataaaaatactagaaGCGTTTATGAGCAAAGGATTTTTCAGTGATGTGTACCAAAACGGAACTTTTAGGACTGGTAACAATTTGTGGGATAACATTCTAAATAAGTGCACATTAAAACCGTCAGTGAGTTGTTTGCAAAAGAACTTCTATTCGTATTTAGATGATAGTTTAGATTTCAATGGTGATATAAGTGTCGCGGGCGGTGTTTCATTCAAAAAAAACAATGTGGATATGAAGAAGTATAGTAAAGAAgctaatattatctacctcACTGGCAGTAGGGATAAAGAGGAACATGCGAGAACGTTTGAAGAAGAAAATGAAATTAGAGACGATGAAGAGCCTG AAACACCCTTCGAAGAAGTCACGGATGCTCTCTACAGCAAGGGGATGAAGTTTCTGATGACGCATGACATGACACTGACGCTACCAGAGATGCTGTTCGATGGTGCGACCCTCAGGGTGTCTCCCAGAGCGTTGACAAAGAACGGTGCATTGGTGCATATTGATTTGGAGCCAAAGGAAAATGAAGTAGGAGAAGGGAGGatattttttcacaaaatta CCAAGAAGATGTTCCTGAAGATTCTGCTCTTCCTCTTCCCTGCCTTGAGCCATATATTCAAGCTGTGCTCGTGGTACCACCAGAACTATCACACCACGAAGTATCATCACCATCACCATTTAATCACGCACCATCATAAG GTACCACACGGCCACCATCCCCATGTTTATGGTCCTCCACCACACGGCAGTATAGTGGTCAAGCAACACGCAGAAGGCCCACCACCGTCGTTTGACCACTACCCTCAAGATTGGGAGCTCTCTGGACCAGGTCTTGGAAGcga GTATCTCTCGGATATCCACCGCAACGCAATAGCCGGCTTCAAACCCCATGAAAATGACGTGAATGACATCAACTCATGGGGACTCGGCCTTCCACCAG GACCATCTTTGAATGTTGGTGAATACGCAAGTGGAAACACCTTAGTTCCTAACACAGTGCCGGGACCCAACCTCAATGCCGgacaaaaagtcattatgacCGGCAATACGGGGCG ACCCGTGGGTCCACCAAATCCTTATTACCGACATAAAAAAACAGGAGCTCGAGATCCAGCAACGTCAGAAAAGGAAGCTTTG ATAAGGGCAGCGACTTTAGCAGCCAGAGCTCCTCCGTCGCCAGTGAGGGATGAGCTTCTGCGGGTATCTGCTGCCAAGCTTTCCGAAAACAACCGGGTGAAGATGGAGACCGAACTGGTCAAACAACAGCAGGAGATCCTGGCGCAAGAGGACCCG GATTCAATAGCCGCGGAGAAGTTCTACGGCTCTCTGCTGGAGAGAGTGGACGCCATCCTCGGCTCCATTGGCGCTAAGGACGCGGGCTGCAAGGAGCGAGCCGTGTGCGCCTTGTATCGGGACCCCTTCAAGCATGCGCCGTATAGCAATCTGGTCTCCAATGAGCTTAGCAA AGATTCCAACGAGCTGGTGCCGCCGGCTGACAGTGCGATGGCGCTTCGCTACTTCCGCTACGTTCAGGCCGCGCGGGACGGCCAGGAGTCCAAGGACTGCACCCTCCTTTACCCCACGTGTAACGTTGACTACAGTAAAAAATAA
- the LOC123877698 gene encoding golgin subfamily A member 7, with the protein MANNRIPSGPNTPGSQQTPTQQGIKIFIQRDYSEGTAVKFQTRFPPELEDRIDRQTFEFTMERLNEHFEMAETADCSTYCEGCLACLTAYFIYICTETHYEKHLRKISKFIATQNERVYNPRGIHITDPILRGLRVIEITIIDVPNCQSPTGNSTNSQLRHT; encoded by the exons ATGGCCAATAATCGTATCCCGTCGGGGCCCAACACTCCAGGAAGCCAGCAAACCCCTACACAACAGGGTATAAAGATATTCATACAGCGGGATTACTCCGAAGGAACTGCTGTCAAGTTTCAAACAAGATTTCCTCCTGAGCTGGAAGATAGG atagacagacaaacatttgAGTTCACAATGGAGAGGTTGAACGAGCACTTTGAGATGGCGGAGACAGCAGACTGCAGCACATACTGTGAGGGGTGCCTGGCTTGCCTCACTGCTTACTTTATTTACATTTGCACCGAGACACACTATGAGAAG CACCTCCGGAAGATATCAAAATTCATAGCAACACAGAACGAAAGGGTGTACAACCCTCGAGGCATCCACATAACGGATCCCATACTACGCGGTCTACGAGTGATTGAGATAACGATAATAGATGTGCCCAACTGCCAGAGTCCGACGGGTAACTCCACAAATTCCCAGTTAAGGCACACTTGA
- the LOC123877548 gene encoding uncharacterized protein LOC123877548 isoform X1 → MARRHRNAWAHGADSFRIQSMIAQIFTLVLITNVIVTQCSHNETDEVNRIKSNIPKKIKILEAFMSKGFFSDVYQNGTFRTGNNLWDNILNKCTLKPSVSCLQKNFYSYLDDSLDFNGDISVAGGVSFKKNNVDMKKYSKEANIIYLTGSRDKEEHARTFEEENEIRDDEEPETPFEEVTDALYSKGMKFLMTHDMTLTLPEMLFDGATLRVSPRALTKNGALVHIDLEPKENEVGEGRIFFHKIKKYIKKKLVMAAIAIILVVKLIALKLIFVLPIILGVTTAKKMFLKILLFLFPALSHIFKLCSWYHQNYHTTKYHHHHHLITHHHKVPHGHHPHVYGPPPHGSIVVKQHAEGPPPSFDHYPQDWELSGPGLGSEYLSDIHRNAIAGFKPHENDVNDINSWGLGLPPGPSLNVGEYASGNTLVPNTVPGPNLNAGQKVIMTGNTGRPVGPPNPYYRHKKTGARDPATSEKEALIRAATLAARAPPSPVRDELLRVSAAKLSENNRVKMETELVKQQQEILAQEDPDSIAAEKFYGSLLERVDAILGSIGAKDAGCKERAVCALYRDPFKHAPYSNLVSNELSKDSNELVPPADSAMALRYFRYVQAARDGQESKDCTLLYPTCNVDYSKK, encoded by the exons ATGGCAAGGAGACATCGAAATGCTTGGGCCCACGGTGCAGACAGCTTTAGAATTCAATCAATGATAGCTCAAATATTTACTCTAGTGTTAATAACTAATGTTATAGTCACTCAATGTAGTCACAATGAAACGGACGAAGTGAATAGAATAAAAAGCAATATAcccaagaaaataaaaatactagaaGCGTTTATGAGCAAAGGATTTTTCAGTGATGTGTACCAAAACGGAACTTTTAGGACTGGTAACAATTTGTGGGATAACATTCTAAATAAGTGCACATTAAAACCGTCAGTGAGTTGTTTGCAAAAGAACTTCTATTCGTATTTAGATGATAGTTTAGATTTCAATGGTGATATAAGTGTCGCGGGCGGTGTTTCATTCAAAAAAAACAATGTGGATATGAAGAAGTATAGTAAAGAAgctaatattatctacctcACTGGCAGTAGGGATAAAGAGGAACATGCGAGAACGTTTGAAGAAGAAAATGAAATTAGAGACGATGAAGAGCCTG AAACACCCTTCGAAGAAGTCACGGATGCTCTCTACAGCAAGGGGATGAAGTTTCTGATGACGCATGACATGACACTGACGCTACCAGAGATGCTGTTCGATGGTGCGACCCTCAGGGTGTCTCCCAGAGCGTTGACAAAGAACGGTGCATTGGTGCATATTGATTTGGAGCCAAAGGAAAATGAAGTAGGAGAAGGGAGGatattttttcacaaaatta AGAAGTACATAAAAAAGAAGTTGGTAATGGCAGCGATCGCAATCATATTAGTGGTCAAACTGATAGCACTGAAATTAATATTCGTTCTGCCAATCATACTTGGGGTGACCACAGCCAAGAAGATGTTCCTGAAGATTCTGCTCTTCCTCTTCCCTGCCTTGAGCCATATATTCAAGCTGTGCTCGTGGTACCACCAGAACTATCACACCACGAAGTATCATCACCATCACCATTTAATCACGCACCATCATAAG GTACCACACGGCCACCATCCCCATGTTTATGGTCCTCCACCACACGGCAGTATAGTGGTCAAGCAACACGCAGAAGGCCCACCACCGTCGTTTGACCACTACCCTCAAGATTGGGAGCTCTCTGGACCAGGTCTTGGAAGcga GTATCTCTCGGATATCCACCGCAACGCAATAGCCGGCTTCAAACCCCATGAAAATGACGTGAATGACATCAACTCATGGGGACTCGGCCTTCCACCAG GACCATCTTTGAATGTTGGTGAATACGCAAGTGGAAACACCTTAGTTCCTAACACAGTGCCGGGACCCAACCTCAATGCCGgacaaaaagtcattatgacCGGCAATACGGGGCG ACCCGTGGGTCCACCAAATCCTTATTACCGACATAAAAAAACAGGAGCTCGAGATCCAGCAACGTCAGAAAAGGAAGCTTTG ATAAGGGCAGCGACTTTAGCAGCCAGAGCTCCTCCGTCGCCAGTGAGGGATGAGCTTCTGCGGGTATCTGCTGCCAAGCTTTCCGAAAACAACCGGGTGAAGATGGAGACCGAACTGGTCAAACAACAGCAGGAGATCCTGGCGCAAGAGGACCCG GATTCAATAGCCGCGGAGAAGTTCTACGGCTCTCTGCTGGAGAGAGTGGACGCCATCCTCGGCTCCATTGGCGCTAAGGACGCGGGCTGCAAGGAGCGAGCCGTGTGCGCCTTGTATCGGGACCCCTTCAAGCATGCGCCGTATAGCAATCTGGTCTCCAATGAGCTTAGCAA AGATTCCAACGAGCTGGTGCCGCCGGCTGACAGTGCGATGGCGCTTCGCTACTTCCGCTACGTTCAGGCCGCGCGGGACGGCCAGGAGTCCAAGGACTGCACCCTCCTTTACCCCACGTGTAACGTTGACTACAGTAAAAAATAA
- the LOC123877536 gene encoding uncharacterized protein LOC123877536, which translates to MFKLVVILSVTAYASGQYSASRLVRNIYNECLSQYSVECVKPRTLEWISRVANDEEIKITDDLSIVRQATIEDEAVDPRMAKDPAYAIIDSVDRFLQTHSVRVKVPEEIASSAASEYVPRSLLTDLPSELDMPLDGEEEVQTFEGRKKKIKLPKPLRIKSKHGFIKKVLLPFLLGLKFKASVLVPLALALIAMKTWKALTLGLISLVLSGAMVIFKFTKPKVVNYEVIHYPQHHVEHHVDHHAPAWDAHGPYQARSYEDAHEIAYSGQI; encoded by the exons ATGTTTAAATTAGTAGTGATATTGTCGGTGACGGCTTACGCCAGTGGCCAATACTCGGCATCCAGACTAGTGAGGAACATTTACAATGAATGTTTGAGTCAATATTCCGTGGAGTGTGTGAAACCCAGAACGCTCGAATGGATTTCTCGTGTGGCGAACGATGAAGAGATCAAGATCACGGATGATCTGTCGATCGTCAGGCAAGCGACGATTGAGGATGAAGCTGTTGACCCCAGGATGGCGAAGGACCCTGCTTACGCGATCATCGACTCTGTGGATAGATTCCTCCAGACTCATTCAGTGCGAGTGAAAGTACCTGAAGAAATTGCCAGCAGTGCTGCTTCGGAGTATGTGCCGAGGTCGCTCCTTACCGACCTCCCGTCTGAATTGGATATGCCTTTGGATGGCGAAGAAGAAGTACAGACTTTCGAGGGAAGGAAGAAGAAGATTAAGCTCCCCAAGCCTTTGAGAATTAAGAGCA AACACGGATTCATCAAGAAGGTGCTGCTTCCATTCCTTCTCGGTTTGAAGTTCAAGGCTTCCGTATTGGTGCCTCTTGCGCTAGCCCTCATTGCAATGAAGACATGGAAAGCTTTGACACTTGGCCTCATCTCTCTTGTTCTATctg GTGCCATGGTGATCTTCAAGTTCACGAAACCCAAAGTAGTAAACTATGAAGTCATCCACTACCCACAGCACCACGTAGAGCACCATGTAGACCACCACGCTCCAGCCTGGGACGCCCACGGACCGTACCAGGCGAGGTCCTACGAAGATGCACACGAAATCGCCTACTCTGGACAAATCTAG